In Ignavibacteria bacterium, a single window of DNA contains:
- a CDS encoding purine-nucleoside phosphorylase, with amino-acid sequence MNNKHEKAYEFINEINDNHYGIGIILGTGLGGLVKFIDIEQTIDYRNIPGFPVSTVESHSGKLILGKLSGKNIIAMSGRFHFYEGYNHDLITFPVYVFKQAGVKTIIISNACGAVNNKLNKADLMIMTSHINMHFASPVRKNVWENGKANYIYDKELIELAERVALKNNISIKKGSYVSVQGPNLETRAEYRLMQKIGADTVGMSTIPEAIVARELGMRTLGLSIITDLGFPDTLKVAKLEHIIESAAIAEPKLVNLIKKLLIEL; translated from the coding sequence ATGAATAATAAACACGAAAAGGCTTACGAATTCATAAATGAAATTAACGACAATCATTACGGTATCGGAATAATTCTCGGCACCGGACTTGGAGGGCTCGTAAAGTTTATAGATATTGAGCAAACGATTGACTACAGAAATATACCGGGCTTCCCGGTGTCAACCGTTGAATCTCACTCGGGAAAACTGATACTTGGAAAATTATCAGGCAAAAATATCATTGCCATGTCGGGAAGGTTTCATTTTTATGAAGGCTACAATCACGACCTCATAACATTTCCTGTGTATGTTTTCAAGCAGGCAGGGGTCAAAACAATTATCATATCAAATGCATGCGGAGCTGTAAACAACAAACTGAATAAAGCAGATTTGATGATAATGACTTCACATATTAACATGCACTTTGCATCGCCTGTCAGGAAAAATGTATGGGAAAACGGCAAAGCAAATTACATATACGACAAGGAGCTTATTGAACTCGCCGAGCGCGTTGCTCTTAAGAATAATATTAGTATTAAGAAAGGAAGCTACGTGTCTGTTCAGGGACCTAACCTTGAAACACGGGCTGAATACAGGCTTATGCAGAAGATTGGTGCTGATACTGTCGGTATGTCAACTATTCCTGAGGCAATAGTGGCAAGAGAACTCGGAATGAGAACTCTCGGTCTTTCCATAATTACTGACCTCGGATTTCCTGACACACTGAAGGTTGCAAAACTCGAACATATTATTGAATCGGCAGCTATCGCTGAACCAAAACTCGTTAACTTAATTAAAAAACTATTAATCGAATTATAA